The sequence below is a genomic window from Photobacterium atrarenae.
GATCTTCATAGATGTGGGCATTGACAATCTTGTGATACGCCTGCCCCGGCTTGTGGCCGGTGATCTGGGCCATCAGCGCCAACAGGGTGAAGACCTGGACCTGATTAAAGTTCAGCCCCAGTGGCACATCACAGGAGCGCTGGTAGCTGGTGAGATACAGCGTATCCCCCAGCAGAGAGAAGGTATGGGTATGCATACACGGACGCAGACAACCGCGATCAAACTCGCCCGGGTTGTAGAACGTCAGGATCTCTCCCCGATCATCAATCCCACGACTGAGATCATCGACGATTTTACGCAATTGATCGACCGCCGAGCCATCAGGCTTCTGCCAGCGGCGTCCCTGCACCCCGTACACTCGGCCCATATCATCTTCACCCTTGCGGTGCGGGTTGTTCAACCAGGCCTGGTTCTCATTGGCATTGGCATTCCAGGTGTTGCAGCCAATCGCACGAAACTGCGCCGCGTTGTCATAGCCGCGCAGATACCCCAAAAGCTCGGCAATCGCCGCTTTCCAGAAGCTTTTGCGCGTCGTGATCAGCGGAAACTGATTGTTCGCGACATCATAGGTCAGATCGGCATTGATCACCGTCAGACAACGCTTTCCGGTTCGCTCATTTTCAACCCATACGCCATCATCGATAATGCGCTGGCAGAGCGCCAAATACTGCTTCATTTTCCCACCCGTTGTTCGTTAAGCCGTACCGCTGCGGTACGCCGTTGGGCTCAATTTTATCAGAATGAACCAAAACAGGCAGCCGAAAGGCTGCCTGTGGTCAATCGCTCATTCCCCCGGAGTGACCGGGGGTTTCACGGCCTATGCCGTTTTGTTGCGAGGCTGAAACTTATACGCCCACAACATCAGCAACAGGCCGCCAATCACCATCGGCAACGACAGGATCTGCCCCATGCTGATCCAGCCGCCAAACAGCCCCAGGTGCGCATCCGGCTCGCGGAAGTACTCGACAATAAAGCGGAAGCTGCCGTAGCCAACCAGGAACAGGCCTGAGGCCGCCCCGGCCGGGCGCGGCTTGCGGATAAAGACATTCAGGATGATCAGCAGCACCAGGCCTTCGAGGAAGAACTCATAGAGCTGGGACGGATGGCGCGGCAACGGTCCGCCGGTTGGGAACACCATCGCCCACGGCACGTCGGTAGTCCGCCCCCACAGCTCCCCGTTGATAAAATTGCCGAGCCTACCAACGCCAAGTCCGAAAGGGACCAGCGGCGCGACAAAGTCGGCTACGTTAAAGAAGGTTCGCCCCTGTTTATGGGCATACCAGAACATGGCGGCGATCACCCCCAACAATCCACCGTGGAACGACATACCGCCGGTCCAGACCTTGAACAGATACAGCGGATCGGCCAGGAACAGATCAAAATTATAAAACAGGACGTAGCCAATTCGCCCGCCCAGCACCACACCAAGGAATCCGGCGAACAGCAAATCGCTGACCTGCTCGCGGGTCCAGCCACTGCCCGGCTTATCCGCCCGGCGGTTGGCCAGCCACATGGCAAACAGGAACCCGAGCAAATACATCAGCCCATACCAGCGCACGGCCAGCGGGCCGATTTCAATAATCACCGGGTCAATACTCGGAAACGTTAAATAACCTTGGCTCATTCAATCAATCTCAGTCAACCAGGCGCCCACCGGGTGGCGAGCTCCTCTATTCGTAATTATCCCAAAAACATCTTGATACCGATACTCAGTAAAAAGACCGCAAATATTTTCTTCAGTGTCGCAGTCGGCAGCCGACTCACCAGCGCCGCCCCGAAACGGGTCGTTACCATTGAGGTCATCACAATCCCGGCCAAGGCCGGCAAATACACATAACCCACACTCATCGCCGGCACGGCTTCGTCACCCATACCGGCAGTCACAAACCCAACCATCCCGGCGATCGCAATCAGAGCCCCGGACAGCGCAGCACTCCCGATCGCCCGGCGCATCTCCACCCCATGTGCACTCAGGTAAGGCACAGTCAGCGAGCCGCCACCGATCCCGGCCAGGCTGGAGACCACGCCAATAACCCCGCCACTGCACACAGTAACGAACCGACCCGGCAACGGCCGCTGGCTGTCAAAGCGCATCGACACCAGCATCTGCAGCGCCAGCAACAACACAATCACCGCGAAAATCTTCGGCAGCAGCGCACTGGGTACCAGCTCGGCGATCACACTACCGCATAGACCGCCAAGAATCACCCCGGGTGCCAGACTTTTCACAATCGTAAAGTCGACATTCCCCAAACGAAAATGGTTCCGCGCCGATGCGCCGGAAGTGAGCGCAATACTGGCCAGCGACGTGGCGAGGGCAATATGCATCACCAGTTCCGTATCAATCCCGGCCTGCGGCAACAGCCAAACCAGGGCCGGCACTACCACCAGGCCACCGCCGATTCCCAGTAATCCGGCCAACAGGC
It includes:
- a CDS encoding thymidylate synthase, translated to MKQYLALCQRIIDDGVWVENERTGKRCLTVINADLTYDVANNQFPLITTRKSFWKAAIAELLGYLRGYDNAAQFRAIGCNTWNANANENQAWLNNPHRKGEDDMGRVYGVQGRRWQKPDGSAVDQLRKIVDDLSRGIDDRGEILTFYNPGEFDRGCLRPCMHTHTFSLLGDTLYLTSYQRSCDVPLGLNFNQVQVFTLLALMAQITGHKPGQAYHKIVNAHIYEDQLALMRDVQLKREPFPSPQLNINPDIRSLEDLETWVTLDDFEVTGYQHHEAIQYPFSV
- the lgt gene encoding prolipoprotein diacylglyceryl transferase, which produces MSQGYLTFPSIDPVIIEIGPLAVRWYGLMYLLGFLFAMWLANRRADKPGSGWTREQVSDLLFAGFLGVVLGGRIGYVLFYNFDLFLADPLYLFKVWTGGMSFHGGLLGVIAAMFWYAHKQGRTFFNVADFVAPLVPFGLGVGRLGNFINGELWGRTTDVPWAMVFPTGGPLPRHPSQLYEFFLEGLVLLIILNVFIRKPRPAGAASGLFLVGYGSFRFIVEYFREPDAHLGLFGGWISMGQILSLPMVIGGLLLMLWAYKFQPRNKTA
- a CDS encoding sulfite exporter TauE/SafE family protein, whose amino-acid sequence is MTENALWLFAMCLGLGGCVGLLAGLLGIGGGLVVVPALVWLLPQAGIDTELVMHIALATSLASIALTSGASARNHFRLGNVDFTIVKSLAPGVILGGLCGSVIAELVPSALLPKIFAVIVLLLALQMLVSMRFDSQRPLPGRFVTVCSGGVIGVVSSLAGIGGGSLTVPYLSAHGVEMRRAIGSAALSGALIAIAGMVGFVTAGMGDEAVPAMSVGYVYLPALAGIVMTSMVTTRFGAALVSRLPTATLKKIFAVFLLSIGIKMFLG